In Desulfatirhabdium butyrativorans DSM 18734, one genomic interval encodes:
- a CDS encoding CRISPR-associated endonuclease Cas4/Cas1 — protein sequence MEIEEIPLIPVRMLNEFVYCPRLAYLEWVQGEFLPNADTVDGKIRHKRVDAGNGRLPEPDAASDHIHARSVRLGSTQLGITAVIDIVEGEGNVVTPVDYKRGKRPHVAGGAYAPERVQLCAQALLLREHGFECEKGFIYFSGSKERIPIEMTDELIAETSQAIEGLSRLVRETAQLPQPLEDSPKCPRCSLAPICLPDETRFLNICKGDVRPIFALRETAYPFYVQKAGAFVKKDGGQFIVEYEKAKIAEARIGEVSQIVLFGHAMMSTPAIHECFRREIPITFCSYGGWFLGHTVGVGNRNAEVREAQYRTSFDAAKCLQIARGIVAAKILNCRTLLRRNWKPRNGEDPKMPSGLLADMKADAENARSADSIESLLGIEGAAANRYFQHFNRMFPEKEGDVSAFDFSGRNRRPPKDPVNAMLSLAYAMLGREWTIAVSATGLDPYRGFYHRPRFGRPALALDMMEPFRPLVADSTVVTAVNTGVVRENDFMSAAGSCNLTDEGRKRFIGVFENRLAQEITHPLFGYQISYRQLLEVQSRLLIRYLTGEIPDYPHFLTR from the coding sequence ATGGAAATCGAGGAAATTCCGCTTATTCCGGTGCGGATGCTGAACGAATTCGTTTATTGTCCCAGGCTTGCCTATCTGGAATGGGTGCAGGGCGAGTTCCTGCCCAATGCCGATACGGTGGACGGCAAAATCCGGCACAAACGGGTGGATGCCGGAAACGGCCGCCTGCCCGAGCCGGATGCGGCATCCGATCATATCCATGCCCGCTCCGTTCGCTTGGGTTCGACACAGCTCGGTATCACCGCCGTCATCGACATCGTGGAGGGTGAAGGCAATGTGGTGACCCCGGTGGACTACAAGCGCGGAAAACGGCCGCATGTCGCAGGCGGGGCGTACGCGCCGGAGCGGGTGCAGCTCTGCGCTCAGGCCCTGCTGTTGCGGGAGCACGGGTTCGAGTGCGAGAAGGGCTTCATCTATTTTTCGGGGTCAAAGGAACGTATACCGATTGAAATGACGGACGAGCTGATCGCGGAAACATCTCAGGCAATCGAGGGCCTGAGCCGCCTGGTGCGCGAAACGGCACAATTGCCCCAGCCGCTTGAAGACAGTCCCAAGTGCCCACGCTGCTCGCTCGCGCCCATTTGCCTCCCCGACGAGACCAGGTTCCTGAACATCTGCAAGGGCGATGTTCGGCCCATCTTCGCCCTCCGGGAAACCGCCTATCCATTTTATGTGCAAAAGGCAGGCGCCTTCGTCAAAAAAGACGGCGGGCAATTCATCGTCGAATACGAGAAGGCGAAAATAGCAGAAGCCAGGATCGGCGAGGTAAGCCAGATCGTTCTGTTCGGGCACGCCATGATGTCCACGCCGGCCATCCACGAGTGTTTCAGACGGGAGATTCCGATTACATTCTGCAGTTATGGCGGCTGGTTTCTGGGTCATACGGTCGGGGTCGGAAATCGGAATGCGGAAGTTCGGGAAGCCCAGTACCGAACCAGCTTCGACGCGGCGAAATGCCTGCAAATCGCGAGGGGTATCGTTGCGGCCAAAATCCTCAATTGCCGGACGCTGCTTCGCAGAAACTGGAAACCCCGTAACGGCGAAGACCCCAAAATGCCTTCCGGACTGCTGGCCGATATGAAGGCCGATGCCGAAAACGCCAGATCGGCCGATTCCATCGAGTCACTGCTCGGCATTGAAGGGGCTGCGGCCAATCGCTATTTCCAGCATTTCAATCGCATGTTTCCGGAAAAGGAAGGAGATGTATCCGCCTTTGACTTTTCGGGCAGAAACCGGCGGCCTCCGAAGGACCCGGTAAATGCCATGCTGTCCCTGGCGTATGCAATGCTTGGCAGGGAATGGACCATTGCCGTTTCGGCAACAGGGCTCGATCCGTACCGGGGGTTTTACCACCGACCCCGTTTTGGAAGACCGGCGCTGGCCCTCGACATGATGGAGCCGTTTCGGCCGCTGGTGGCGGACTCGACCGTCGTTACGGCCGTCAATACCGGTGTGGTGCGGGAAAACGATTTCATGTCCGCAGCAGGAAGCTGCAACCTGACCGACGAAGGTCGAAAGCGGTTCATCGGGGTGTTCGAAAACCGCTTGGCCCAGGAAATCACCCATCCTCTTTTCGGCTACCAGATCAGCTACCGGCAGTTGCTGGAAGTGCAGTCCCGGCTGCTCATCCGCTACCTGACCGGCGAAATTCCGGATTATCCGCATTTTCTCACCCGATGA
- a CDS encoding acyl-CoA thioesterase, whose translation MNVSNSSPITYRGTVYPWQCDHVGHMNVMWYIGKFDEATWHFLHTLGLSPSYLRNNSRGMAAVDQHVSYFRELRAGDIVTVRSTILEIGEKSVRFVHEMFNEETGDLVARTVLKGVHMDTVARKSCPFEDGILEKARSMLIAEQMAASIPESSD comes from the coding sequence ATGAATGTATCGAATTCCTCGCCCATCACCTATCGCGGCACTGTCTATCCATGGCAATGCGACCATGTCGGTCACATGAATGTCATGTGGTACATCGGAAAATTCGACGAGGCAACATGGCATTTTCTGCACACGCTCGGCCTTTCTCCTTCGTACCTTCGGAACAACAGTCGCGGCATGGCGGCCGTCGATCAGCACGTATCCTATTTTCGGGAGTTGCGCGCCGGGGATATTGTCACCGTGCGTTCGACGATTCTCGAAATAGGGGAAAAAAGCGTACGGTTCGTTCATGAAATGTTCAATGAGGAAACGGGGGATCTGGTCGCAAGAACCGTTCTCAAAGGTGTCCACATGGATACGGTCGCGAGAAAGTCATGCCCTTTCGAGGACGGCATTCTGGAAAAGGCCAGGTCCATGTTGATCGCAGAACAGATGGCGGCATCGATTCCGGAATCATCCGATTAA
- a CDS encoding ATP-binding protein, with protein sequence MNILIAEDDGNLRAMLSEFFHERGYGVFEAADGQSALDLFQEYPVQIVLLDWRLPVLGGKEVCLAIRSKPMTHYAYLIVMTGDATEARSIEARECGADDYLAKPFDLEALMVRVKSGERIIRLEERYIELQDVLMESRNSFRSVLDVLYEEILAVDRNFEIILVNQAYLKQRGLRFVEVFGKSGLSEGFWFFDSGLIDFIKAETMAAFDTAKSARWVRSVDVRKAGHLVYEIQFLPIPSEQGSVAQVVIVLRNVTEAHLRREKIVTLNQRLQQTLAELNTKNETLEKTLSSLKETQAQMIQSEKMASIGQLAAGIAHEINNPVGFVTSNMNTLGNYVEELKTMVMAYRRALRDAADPQCPGGLLDGVFAGDAERDVDFILEDLPQLVQESREGLERIRKIVLDLKDFAHPGEDTLKLVDLNRNIDSTLNIVWNEIKYKAVVHKDYGDLPQVNCYSQQINQVFMNLLVNAAQAIAEKGEIRICTRAEGESVVVAISDTGCGIPPEQIGRIFDPFFTTKPVGKGTGLGLNVVYNVVCKHGGKISVESSPGKGTTFTVRLPVNGPETQTGDAHEPQA encoded by the coding sequence ATGAACATCCTGATTGCAGAAGACGACGGGAATCTTCGCGCCATGCTGAGCGAATTTTTTCACGAACGCGGCTATGGGGTGTTTGAGGCCGCAGACGGCCAGAGCGCTTTGGACCTGTTTCAGGAATATCCCGTTCAGATCGTGCTGCTGGATTGGCGGCTGCCGGTTCTCGGCGGCAAAGAAGTCTGCCTTGCGATCCGATCCAAACCGATGACGCATTATGCGTATCTGATCGTCATGACCGGCGATGCGACGGAAGCCCGATCCATCGAGGCCCGGGAATGCGGCGCCGACGATTATCTGGCAAAGCCTTTTGACCTGGAAGCCCTGATGGTGCGGGTGAAATCCGGTGAACGGATCATTCGCCTGGAAGAGCGGTATATCGAGCTGCAAGACGTATTGATGGAAAGCCGCAACAGCTTCCGATCCGTTCTGGACGTTCTGTATGAAGAAATTCTTGCCGTAGACCGCAATTTCGAAATCATTCTGGTCAACCAGGCCTATCTGAAGCAAAGAGGTCTTCGCTTTGTGGAAGTGTTTGGAAAATCCGGACTCAGCGAAGGATTCTGGTTTTTCGACTCGGGCCTCATCGATTTTATCAAGGCCGAAACGATGGCGGCCTTCGATACGGCAAAATCCGCCCGGTGGGTCCGTTCGGTCGATGTCCGCAAAGCGGGTCATCTTGTTTATGAAATCCAGTTTCTACCCATCCCCAGTGAACAGGGCTCCGTTGCCCAGGTGGTGATCGTCCTGCGAAACGTTACGGAAGCGCATCTGCGCAGGGAAAAAATCGTCACGCTCAACCAGCGCCTCCAGCAGACCCTCGCAGAGCTCAACACCAAGAACGAAACCCTCGAAAAAACGCTATCCAGCCTCAAAGAAACCCAGGCGCAGATGATCCAGTCCGAAAAAATGGCTTCCATCGGGCAACTTGCCGCGGGGATTGCCCATGAAATCAACAATCCGGTCGGTTTTGTCACCAGCAACATGAATACGCTCGGCAATTACGTCGAAGAGCTGAAAACGATGGTGATGGCCTATCGCAGGGCGCTGCGGGATGCGGCGGACCCCCAATGTCCGGGTGGCCTGTTGGACGGCGTTTTTGCCGGCGATGCCGAACGGGATGTGGATTTCATTCTCGAAGACCTCCCGCAGCTTGTGCAGGAATCCCGGGAAGGGCTGGAGCGCATTCGAAAAATTGTCCTCGATCTGAAGGATTTCGCCCATCCCGGCGAAGACACGCTCAAGCTGGTCGATCTCAACCGGAACATCGATTCAACCCTGAACATCGTCTGGAACGAAATCAAATACAAAGCCGTCGTTCACAAGGATTACGGTGATCTTCCCCAGGTCAACTGCTATTCCCAGCAGATCAATCAGGTGTTCATGAACCTGCTGGTCAATGCGGCCCAGGCCATCGCCGAAAAAGGGGAAATCCGGATCTGCACCCGGGCTGAAGGAGAGTCTGTCGTCGTCGCCATCTCCGATACCGGATGCGGCATTCCGCCCGAGCAGATCGGCCGGATTTTCGACCCGTTCTTCACGACAAAACCTGTCGGAAAAGGGACCGGCCTGGGACTCAATGTCGTCTATAACGTTGTGTGCAAGCACGGCGGGAAGATCTCCGTAGAAAGCAGCCCGGGCAAAGGAACGACATTCACCGTCCGGCTGCCGGTCAACGGTCCCGAAACCCAAACAGGGGATGCCCATGAGCCTCAAGCATGA
- a CDS encoding HDOD domain-containing protein — MNSEAFFRELDRVRDIPTLPAMVMEANRLLEDMNTSVGDLCAVIEKDQAMTMKILKLVNSSFYGLPSQISNIRNAIIVLGYNTVRNAIMTLTIMKLMPKKGMSIEGFSVSELWSHAVEVGVLSRHLAELAGVKWSNDCFVAGLLHDIGKVILFRFFPAMFEAVVAMKRSRRIRFFEAEKALGHVDHAVIGGVLGEKWLLPPILIEAIRCHHEIPDHAEDGSPVLLVHAANQISHATDEDPESACHSRAVPYIRMYRSLDAKKREEIQIEIDACNRFFREG, encoded by the coding sequence ATGAACAGCGAAGCATTTTTTCGGGAGCTGGACCGGGTTCGGGACATTCCAACGCTGCCTGCCATGGTGATGGAAGCCAACCGCCTGCTGGAAGACATGAACACCTCGGTTGGCGATCTGTGCGCCGTCATCGAAAAAGATCAGGCCATGACGATGAAGATTCTCAAACTCGTCAATTCCTCTTTCTATGGACTGCCCTCCCAGATATCCAATATCCGCAACGCCATCATCGTGCTGGGGTACAACACCGTTCGCAACGCCATCATGACATTGACGATCATGAAGCTGATGCCGAAAAAAGGGATGAGCATCGAAGGGTTTTCGGTGAGCGAACTCTGGTCCCATGCCGTTGAAGTCGGGGTCCTGAGCCGTCACCTGGCCGAGCTTGCCGGGGTCAAATGGTCGAACGACTGTTTTGTCGCAGGTCTTCTCCACGACATCGGGAAAGTCATTCTTTTCCGCTTCTTTCCAGCGATGTTCGAGGCCGTTGTTGCCATGAAACGATCCCGGCGCATCCGGTTTTTCGAAGCGGAGAAAGCGCTGGGTCACGTCGATCATGCCGTCATCGGCGGTGTGCTGGGTGAAAAATGGCTGCTGCCGCCCATTCTGATCGAAGCCATCCGGTGCCATCATGAAATTCCCGATCATGCGGAGGATGGCTCTCCGGTGTTGCTGGTGCACGCAGCCAACCAGATCAGCCATGCAACGGATGAGGATCCGGAAAGCGCCTGCCATTCGAGGGCCGTTCCTTACATCCGCATGTACCGATCGCTCGATGCGAAAAAGCGGGAAGAAATCCAGATCGAAATCGATGCCTGCAACCGCTTTTTCCGCGAAGGATGA
- a CDS encoding plasmid pRiA4b ORF-3 family protein: protein MKLKTLVYQFKLTIREIEPPIWRRIQVPAVYSFWDLHVAIQDAIGWLDYHLHAFRFPRRHHPKDFIEIGIPGEEFDDRKTLPGWEVPISEYFTEPGIAGLYEYDFGDSWEVDVLLEGILLKEKGVKYPRCLAGERACPPEDCGGVPGYYDLLETLADRKHPEYKETAQWAKGQTKYGGPYKPEKFDLKEIVFDNPGKRWKEAFSER from the coding sequence ATGAAACTGAAAACGCTGGTGTATCAGTTCAAACTCACGATTCGGGAAATCGAACCGCCGATTTGGCGCCGGATTCAGGTCCCTGCGGTGTACAGTTTCTGGGACTTGCATGTCGCCATCCAGGATGCCATCGGATGGCTCGATTACCACCTGCATGCCTTCCGTTTTCCCAGGCGCCACCATCCAAAGGATTTCATCGAGATTGGCATTCCGGGTGAAGAATTCGATGATCGGAAGACGCTGCCCGGGTGGGAGGTTCCGATCAGCGAATATTTCACCGAACCGGGAATTGCCGGGCTTTACGAATACGATTTTGGTGACAGTTGGGAAGTGGATGTGCTGCTGGAAGGAATTCTGCTGAAAGAAAAAGGCGTGAAATACCCGCGCTGTCTTGCAGGCGAGCGGGCCTGCCCGCCGGAAGACTGCGGCGGTGTGCCCGGCTATTATGATTTGCTTGAAACGCTCGCAGATCGGAAACATCCCGAATACAAGGAAACGGCTCAGTGGGCGAAGGGGCAGACGAAATACGGAGGACCCTACAAGCCGGAAAAATTCGATCTGAAAGAAATTGTTTTCGATAACCCAGGCAAGCGGTGGAAAGAGGCATTTTCCGAAAGATGA
- the cas2 gene encoding CRISPR-associated endonuclease Cas2, whose amino-acid sequence MKDEHLYIVAYDIRDDRRWRRIYKILKGCGEWLQLSVFQCSLGGMALLRLEERLREEMNLSEDHLVILDLGPSENIRPKVRSIGKPFEAVGKGPIIV is encoded by the coding sequence ATGAAAGACGAACACCTGTATATCGTCGCCTATGATATCCGTGACGATCGACGTTGGCGCCGGATCTACAAAATCCTGAAAGGCTGCGGGGAGTGGCTCCAGTTGTCGGTTTTTCAGTGCAGCCTGGGCGGGATGGCGCTGCTTCGGCTGGAGGAGCGGCTTCGGGAAGAGATGAACCTGAGCGAGGACCATCTGGTGATTCTGGATTTGGGGCCATCGGAAAACATCCGGCCGAAGGTGAGGAGTATCGGAAAGCCCTTCGAAGCGGTCGGAAAGGGACCGATCATCGTGTGA
- a CDS encoding ATP-binding response regulator, translating to MVEDDRNPVVLIVDDEPNVIHALKRLLRKEPIVVVSAQNGQEALSLMARQAVDILLTDHRMPQMSGIELLSAVKDKYPDTLRMILTGYTDIDTIAECVNQGQIYKFFFKPWDDSQLILEIRQAIEHRKLLRANARLNETIRAQNVALRRMNDHLEERIEERTRELRLQNAALELARAILEDIPLPILGVSTEHLIVWMNRSGRHVLGGDRPLRLGDTAEDHFPEEICHRMDQVFRELHPVHLAWAGREMAILPLSGPFSGKGVILLFQ from the coding sequence ATGGTGGAGGATGATCGAAATCCTGTCGTGCTGATCGTGGACGATGAGCCCAATGTGATTCATGCGCTGAAACGCCTGCTTCGAAAAGAGCCGATCGTCGTGGTGAGCGCGCAAAACGGGCAGGAAGCCCTTTCCCTGATGGCCAGGCAGGCGGTGGATATCTTGCTGACGGATCACCGCATGCCGCAGATGTCGGGCATCGAGCTGCTGTCCGCCGTGAAGGACAAGTATCCCGACACCCTGCGCATGATTCTGACCGGATATACGGACATCGACACCATTGCCGAATGTGTGAATCAGGGGCAGATTTATAAATTCTTTTTCAAACCCTGGGACGACAGCCAGTTGATCCTGGAAATCCGCCAGGCGATCGAACACCGGAAGTTGCTTCGGGCCAACGCCCGCCTGAACGAAACCATCCGCGCCCAGAATGTCGCACTCAGGCGGATGAACGATCACCTGGAGGAACGGATCGAGGAGCGCACCCGGGAGCTGAGGCTTCAAAACGCGGCCCTGGAGCTGGCGCGGGCCATTCTCGAAGACATTCCGCTTCCCATCCTCGGTGTGAGCACCGAGCATCTGATCGTCTGGATGAACCGCTCGGGTCGGCATGTTCTGGGCGGGGATCGTCCGCTGCGGCTGGGTGACACGGCGGAAGACCATTTTCCGGAGGAAATCTGCCATCGCATGGATCAGGTGTTTCGGGAATTGCATCCGGTGCATCTTGCTTGGGCGGGCCGGGAAATGGCGATCCTTCCACTGAGTGGTCCATTTTCCGGGAAAGGCGTTATCCTGTTGTTTCAATAG
- the rfbB gene encoding dTDP-glucose 4,6-dehydratase, which translates to MHNILVTGGCGFIGANFIRYLFSRNDFTGRVINVDRLTYAGNPENLTDIASAFPDRYRFVKADICDREAMEKTFDANGVDTICHFAAESHVDRSIVGPDDFVRTNILGTFTLLELCRKFSRQIELFHHVSTDEVFGSLGETGHFTEKTPYDPSSPYSASKAASDHLVMAYARTYKIPVTLSNCSNNYGPYQFPEKLIPLMILNGLEGKPLPVYGDGRNIRDWLYVEDHCAAVWRIMQQGRRGECYCIGGRSERTNLQVVHDICNILDEEAPGPESRRKLISFVKDRPGHDLRYAIDCTKLETELGWKPQEHFESGLRKTVRWYLRHPQWVERVRSGEYQKWIETHYAG; encoded by the coding sequence ATGCACAACATTCTGGTGACAGGCGGCTGCGGGTTCATCGGTGCGAACTTCATCCGCTATCTCTTTTCCCGAAACGACTTCACCGGCAGGGTGATCAATGTTGACAGGCTCACCTATGCCGGAAACCCCGAAAACCTCACGGACATTGCATCGGCATTCCCGGATCGCTACCGTTTCGTCAAGGCCGACATCTGCGACAGGGAAGCCATGGAAAAGACATTCGATGCCAACGGTGTCGATACGATCTGCCATTTCGCCGCCGAATCCCATGTCGATCGCTCCATCGTCGGTCCGGACGATTTTGTCCGCACCAACATTCTGGGAACCTTCACCCTGCTGGAACTCTGCCGCAAGTTTTCCCGCCAAATCGAGCTCTTTCATCATGTCAGCACGGATGAAGTCTTCGGCTCCCTGGGGGAAACGGGCCATTTCACCGAGAAAACGCCCTACGACCCGAGCAGCCCCTATTCGGCTTCCAAGGCGGCATCGGATCATCTCGTGATGGCCTATGCCCGCACCTACAAAATCCCGGTGACCCTGTCCAACTGCTCCAACAACTACGGCCCCTACCAGTTTCCGGAAAAACTGATCCCGCTCATGATCCTCAACGGGCTGGAAGGAAAACCGCTGCCGGTTTACGGCGACGGCCGCAATATCCGGGACTGGCTGTATGTGGAAGACCATTGCGCTGCCGTCTGGCGGATCATGCAGCAGGGCAGACGGGGCGAGTGCTATTGTATCGGCGGGCGCTCGGAGCGGACGAATCTGCAGGTGGTTCACGACATCTGTAACATTCTGGACGAAGAAGCGCCTGGGCCAGAGAGCCGGCGCAAGCTGATTTCCTTCGTGAAGGATCGGCCGGGCCACGACCTGCGATACGCCATCGACTGTACGAAACTGGAGACGGAGCTGGGCTGGAAGCCACAGGAGCATTTCGAAAGCGGTCTTCGCAAAACCGTCCGGTGGTATCTCCGGCATCCGCAGTGGGTCGAACGGGTCCGCTCCGGGGAATACCAGAAATGGATCGAAACCCATTATGCGGGTTGA
- a CDS encoding 4-hydroxyproline epimerase produces the protein MRYSKMFTTIDTHTGGEPTRTITSGVPRLPGKTMAEKMLYMQEHLDWIRTALMFEPRGHSVMSGVVLTEPTHPEADIGVIFIETGGYLPMCGHDTIGVSTALVEAGMVPVTEPVTAICLDTPAGLTRVRVEVADGHARSVTFRNIPSFVMAMDATVDVEGIGPVTLDVAYGGNVYAILPAAAVGLVISPEITSRIIELGRKVRQAVNRELSIVHPEKDFIRGCTHVQFYQPASRPDADFQNAVLFGDSGIDRSPCGTGTSARLACLHAKGRLKTGESFVHESIIGSLFRARVAEETRVACLPAVIPEVTGSAWVMGINQWVIQPDDPLANGFLLDSEMS, from the coding sequence ATGCGCTATTCCAAAATGTTCACCACCATCGACACCCATACGGGCGGGGAGCCCACCCGCACCATCACCTCCGGCGTCCCCCGGCTCCCCGGCAAGACGATGGCCGAAAAAATGCTGTACATGCAGGAGCACCTGGACTGGATCCGAACGGCCCTGATGTTCGAGCCTCGGGGCCATTCCGTCATGTCGGGTGTGGTCCTCACCGAGCCGACCCATCCCGAGGCGGACATCGGGGTCATCTTCATCGAAACGGGCGGGTATCTGCCGATGTGCGGTCATGACACCATCGGCGTTTCGACCGCCCTGGTCGAAGCCGGCATGGTCCCCGTAACGGAGCCGGTCACTGCCATCTGTCTCGACACTCCGGCAGGCCTGACCCGCGTCCGGGTCGAAGTGGCGGACGGGCATGCCCGCTCCGTCACCTTCCGCAACATCCCCTCCTTCGTCATGGCGATGGATGCCACCGTCGATGTCGAGGGCATCGGCCCGGTGACCCTCGATGTGGCCTACGGCGGCAACGTCTATGCCATCCTGCCTGCCGCCGCGGTCGGGCTGGTCATTTCCCCGGAAATCACATCCCGCATCATCGAGCTGGGCCGAAAGGTCCGCCAGGCGGTCAACCGCGAGCTTTCCATCGTTCATCCGGAAAAGGACTTCATCCGGGGCTGCACCCACGTGCAGTTCTATCAACCTGCCAGCAGGCCCGATGCCGATTTCCAGAATGCCGTTCTGTTCGGAGACTCGGGCATCGACCGGTCCCCCTGCGGCACGGGCACTTCGGCCCGGCTGGCCTGCCTGCACGCCAAAGGGCGGCTCAAAACCGGCGAATCCTTCGTTCACGAAAGCATCATCGGAAGCCTGTTCCGGGCCCGGGTTGCCGAGGAGACCCGGGTGGCCTGTTTGCCCGCCGTCATTCCCGAAGTGACGGGAAGCGCCTGGGTGATGGGCATCAACCAGTGGGTCATCCAGCCCGACGATCCGCTCGCCAATGGATTTTTGCTCGACAGCGAAATGTCATGA
- a CDS encoding HD domain-containing phosphohydrolase — protein MSLKHDHVLLLVDDEPSILHALQRVFRKERFSLLLATSGEQALRLITESERPVSLIISDQRMPQMSGAEFLEKAKNLAPEAIRFLLTGYSDIKDVISAINKGEIHRYLTKPWDDEALLVEVRQALEAYELQDENRRLADMVRQKNVELTTLMQELEHKVAERTYQLQEKSVALEQANASLERGFLDTFRLMFSLIETINPKLGSYLSFVSQLARKLGAGLGMDTIELEHLEMAGLLHDAGLLGLSRQAFEKPYEELSDGEKALYRQHPIIGQICLQPVPRLDIVGIYILYHHENYDGSGFPEKLHEEEIPLGARILHIAADYAMLLRNWPESIADIKSRYYGMTGESFIKVQSDKRDDVIVDLTQRVMLFRSGKAYDPQIVKKLVEVVNAERLKNQQKKTETIVDIRIKFLKEGMVLGKDIRTADGRLLLAREAVLNKILIGAIQKLHGDGFIGETVPIRM, from the coding sequence ATGAGCCTCAAGCATGACCATGTGCTGCTTTTGGTCGACGACGAGCCGTCGATTCTGCACGCCCTGCAGCGGGTCTTTCGAAAGGAGAGGTTTTCCCTGCTCCTGGCCACAAGCGGCGAGCAGGCCCTTCGGCTGATCACCGAATCGGAGCGGCCCGTCTCCCTCATCATTTCCGATCAACGCATGCCCCAGATGAGCGGCGCGGAATTTCTGGAGAAGGCGAAAAATCTGGCTCCGGAGGCCATTCGCTTTCTGTTGACCGGATATTCGGATATCAAGGACGTGATCAGCGCCATCAACAAGGGCGAAATCCACCGGTATCTGACCAAGCCATGGGATGACGAGGCCCTGCTGGTCGAGGTGCGTCAGGCCCTCGAAGCATATGAGCTCCAGGATGAAAACCGGCGCCTTGCCGATATGGTCCGCCAGAAGAACGTCGAGCTGACGACGCTGATGCAGGAGCTGGAGCACAAGGTGGCGGAGCGGACGTACCAGCTTCAGGAAAAGAGCGTCGCGCTCGAACAGGCCAATGCTTCGCTCGAACGGGGGTTTCTGGATACCTTCCGGCTGATGTTTTCCCTGATCGAAACGATCAACCCCAAGCTGGGCAGCTACCTGAGCTTCGTATCCCAGTTGGCCAGGAAACTGGGGGCTGGGCTGGGCATGGATACCATCGAGCTGGAACACCTGGAAATGGCGGGCCTCCTGCATGATGCCGGTCTGCTGGGCCTTTCCAGGCAGGCTTTCGAAAAGCCTTACGAAGAGCTCTCCGATGGGGAGAAGGCCCTGTACAGGCAGCATCCGATCATTGGCCAGATCTGCCTGCAGCCCGTGCCGAGGCTCGATATCGTCGGCATCTATATTCTGTACCATCATGAAAATTACGACGGGAGCGGGTTTCCCGAAAAACTGCACGAGGAGGAAATTCCGCTTGGTGCGCGGATTTTGCACATTGCCGCCGATTACGCCATGCTGCTGCGCAATTGGCCGGAGTCGATCGCCGATATCAAGTCCCGGTACTATGGCATGACTGGCGAGTCGTTTATCAAAGTGCAGTCGGACAAACGGGATGATGTGATCGTAGACCTGACCCAGCGGGTGATGCTCTTCCGGTCGGGGAAAGCCTACGATCCGCAAATTGTCAAGAAACTGGTCGAAGTGGTCAATGCCGAGCGGCTGAAGAACCAGCAGAAGAAAACGGAAACCATCGTCGATATCCGGATCAAATTTCTCAAGGAGGGCATGGTTCTCGGCAAAGACATCCGGACTGCCGACGGCCGTTTGCTGCTGGCCAGAGAGGCCGTGCTGAACAAAATCCTGATCGGCGCCATTCAGAAATTGCATGGCGACGGGTTCATCGGGGAGACGGTGCCGATACGGATGTAG
- a CDS encoding WYL domain-containing protein produces the protein MHLPACEVIRDLGERQSPRIGRFLSFRTRWRIRDQLRHPQQALIMWSDGCAELTLPVSDFREIKMNILSFGADVEVLKPESLKAEIRAEIERMKALYPGGSVE, from the coding sequence GTGCATCTTCCTGCTTGTGAAGTTATTAGAGACCTCGGTGAAAGGCAATCTCCTCGAATTGGTCGGTTTTTGTCGTTTCGAACACGCTGGAGGATTCGGGATCAGCTCCGGCACCCCCAACAGGCGTTGATTATGTGGAGCGATGGCTGCGCCGAATTGACGTTGCCGGTTTCGGATTTTCGGGAAATCAAGATGAACATTCTCTCTTTCGGCGCCGATGTCGAGGTGCTGAAACCCGAATCCCTGAAGGCGGAAATTCGGGCTGAAATCGAGCGCATGAAGGCGCTGTATCCGGGCGGTTCGGTTGAGTGA